TGAAGTTTGGTGAAATTTCGATCACCCTTGGTATCGAAACCCGCCGATCATTGTGTATTGATGTAAAAACCCGATGGAACTCAACACATCGTATGCTTAAATCAGCGATTCACTACAAACATGCTTTTGAAGGTTACGCGTTGAGGGATTCGAATTATGAGTGGTCTCTTACGGATGAGGAGTGGGATCGGGCTAAAAAGGTATGCAAGCTACTTGAGGTGTTTTCGGATGCTACAGATTTGTTTTCGGGTACATTATATCCGACCGCAAATTTGTTTCTTGTTGAGATTTTTAAAGTAAAAAGAGAGATAACTAATGCTGTTAAATCAAATGataatttcttgaaaaatatgGGAAGGCCAATGTTTGACAAGTTTGAGAAGTATTGGGGAGAAATCGGGGTACTTATGTCAATTGCTTCTCTTTTAGACCCGCGTTTTAAGAAGGAATCTATTTCTTGGACATTTAAGAAGTTGTATCCAGAAAATGAGGTTGATGGTCGGGTTGAAGATGTGATTAATAAGTTAAAACCACTTTTTGAAAAATACTCTAATGCATATCAAGTGGCTAGGGCTGCCGATAGCAATCTAAATGGTACATCATCTGAGGGCCCAAGTATTCGTGATGGAGACGATGATTTTTACGCTTATCTTGAAACTAAACCCGTTGAAAGTACACAAAAATCAGAACTTGATGTGTATTTAGAAGAGCCAAATTTTGTAGTTCCAAGAACTATAAAGTTTGATGTGTTACAATGGTGGTGTCAAAATTCTAGCAAGTACCCCGTGCTAAGCAAAATGGCTCGTGACattttttgcattccaatcacaaCGGTTGCCTCGGAATCAGCATTTAGTGCTGGGGGACGTGTATTGGATGACTATAGAAGCTCTCTTTCTAAAGATATGGTCGAGCTTCTTGTTTGTGGAGGAGATTGGATAAAGTCGGCATCAAAATCATTTATTAAAACACTAGAAGTAAGTTTATATATATCTTTCAAATCTTTAGTTTTATAATTTATTTCTAATGTTCGTATTTTTTTATATGTAGCAATCggcaaaggaagaagaaaatTTAGAAATTCCAATCCCGACGAGTGATGGGGCATCTAGTTAACATAAAAGGTAATTTAACTACtatttacaatatatatatatattgagtgTAAAACAGATTGCAACTTAGATTTTAATTGAAAATTTAATTACAAAGGTCTTTGATCTAGCAATATATACACATAATTAACTTTGTTTTTGACATTGTAGATTAATTCGTTCTCATGGCTATGGGCAAGTGTTGGTGAAGGAATATAAGATGGTGATGGGCAAATTTTTTAGTGATGGCATTGGTGCTAGTGACGTTGTTTTGAAGAACTTAGTTCTACTTGTTATTTACTTTTTCTAACTTGGTTAAGAACTTATGTAATTAACTTGGGTTTTTTTTTTCCGAATGGATATCTTGAATTTGGTTTTATTTTAATGCATTGAGCTGGATGTATCTATGTTAATATagtattttattttctttaaacaCAACAAtatgtaaaaatataaattatacaaaagaaaagaaaatcgaGCTGGCTTGTCGAGCCTCGAGTTGGCTCGAGTTTtttcgagtcgagctcgagctaaAAAATCTAGCTCGTTTACATtttcgagccgagccgagctggctcgattcctatcgagctcgagctcgagcccatcctggctcggctcggctcggctcgtttacacccctatgTGTAGGATATCTTTTATGTGTGTAGGCAATGAAAATTAGTGTAGAGAATAATAGTCTTTATAAGTAATTAATTACTTAATGAttgtaataaatgagatgaaagaATAACTACTTGatattttacaattgtaccctttgttctttttcttctcaattaaattttcttctcaaatgaacctccccctacacatatacacatacatatataaacatgtatatacacatatatatacacaaatataaattatacatatatacacacacctatatatacacacacattacacatacatatatacttaaatataatttaaatttttagttttatatataccactctattagattttggtccactatatacaaatttacaactatatctatatgtACTAACCCAACCACACCAATACAAAATTAATATCAAAACCTAAAAGTTAAATCCTAAATCGATAAATGACAAGCTGCTCATCGTCTCAATGTTTTATGTTGTTACCTTAAGTCGATCGTCTCCTGCTCTCAACgtaattgttcgtgcaatatgatcatcgcctcatcggccacaacattgttattcagAAGGAAAATATTATGTCATGAAACGtgcatgtttttaaagacataaaaacttgagatCGAACATTGTCACTAGCTCTCTTAGCGAATTTCAATCGGGCGACATggttgtccaaatcgctcgaacttcgctcgacgctTGCTCGGAATATTtactgctcgaaaaatgctcgcttgatttgaggCTCGATTTTAAACGAGCCGCTCCGCTCGGTACGGTTTGTAAACgtgccaagcatgagcaaaggtccgctcggttcggctcggctcgtgaacaggCCTACTTTGGAGCATGGTTAAAAAACAAGGTCTCCAAAGctgagtactccccgagtagtcgctacaagatAGGCTGtcgaggcgactttcttcaactccgcctaattactcaaaatcgatcaaacgcggtcaacTTCGGCCATAACCGAATCTAGTAGCTTAACTcaggccgagtttgacttaaaaaaaatagaacataatttctatgcctattatattaaagaaaattaatatattttcacgtattttgttataaatattactAAATTTATGTTTttagacatatatttaatttccaaaaaccaATTTcgttataatttaacatgtccgagtactccatgagtactctccgcctatgcCGAGTACTCTCCACTCCCTGGTCGATCGACTAGGGAGCGCCAAAcaacttttgcaaccatgcttCGAATACTAACGATCAGAATTAGGGTTTATTAAAGATATTTATATAGTGGTGTAGTTTACCATGAGTTTCAGGGTTCGGGTCTACAATtaacaataatatatatattttttttgaaaggaaaatTTCATTAACAAAACGCCTGATGAGTCCTCAAAACAAGGACCAATGAGCCACCCAAAAAAGATACATCAATCCAAGGGGTACAAATACCAACTAGACCATTCTATATCTTTCCATCTAGACCTATATTACAAACCCAGAGGAAAGTCGTATATTTAATGGTCTCCACAATCTCGATCGGCTTCCGATACTTGCTATTAAAAATACGATTGTTACGCTCGATCCAAATAGCCCACAAGGTCGTGTAAATAATACCTCTTAAGATACCTCTAGCCTTCTTATTCAGCGACTGGTTCTCCGGCATTTGTAAAACATCCGAAACATCAAACAGAATATTAGGGGCTAATCGACACCATACTTCAATCCTATTCCACACTTCATTCGAATACGAACAACCTGTGAAAAGATGACAAGCTGTTTCGGTACCAACCTGGCAGAAAGTGCAGCCTGAATGAAGAAGATTAACACCCCGTTTTATGAGCTCAGTGTTAGTTGGGAGTCGGTTGAGAGCAGCTCGCCAAACCATGATCCTGCATTTGATCGGTACCCACACCTTCCACTTAAACTTCTGAATCTGTACAGCATCGTATGAACTAAGCAGCAGGCTTTTGGCCGATTTCACGCTGAAAACGCCGTCCCCATCAGGCCTCCAAATCCAATTACCTGGACCTCCCTTCCAATCGATGTCATGAATATCATTAAGAAGCTGAAACAGCTCAGTCACTTCGGCTTCGGAGCTGGGGTTCGAGTTCCATTCCCACTGTAAAGTTTTGATATTATTAACCATCTTGATTCGCTCCGACACTTTAACCCATTTATTTTTTTCAATCCTGAACAGTTTTGGGTAGACGAGTCTAAGAGGTTCATCACTTAACCAAGCATCACCCCAAAACGCTAAAGTCTTACCCTCCCCGAGTTTACCACTAAAGAAGGAGTTGAGCACCGACCTGTTTGACAGTTTCAGCTCTCCCACTTTCACAATATTCTTCCAGCACCCAGAAGATGATGCGCTACAGGGGAGAAGAGCCCACGGTCTACTTGCACCATGACAACCTATGATAATATTCTTCCACAAACAATTACCTTCTCTTTTGAATCTCCATGTCCACTTTAATAAAAGCGCGGTGTTGACATCTTGAAGTTTAACAACCCCCAAACCTCCTTTCTTTTTAGGCAAAGTGACAATATCCCACGCAACCCATGGAATCTTCTTCTCCTCGCTAGACCCCGCCCACAAAAAGCGACGCATAATAGACTCAATAGACTCGAGCACAGCCTTTGGAGCTTTGTATAGCGAGAGATAATAAACCGGAAGACTTTCTAGCACCGATTTAATGAGGGTGAGACGACCCCCTATCGAAAGCGACTTAGCTTTCCAAATGACAAGCCGGTTACGAATGACCTCCAAGACCGGGTCCCAACTCCAAATACGGGACATCTTAGCACCAACTTGGATACCAAGATATTTAAACGGAAAATCTCCACGCACACAACCAAGAAATCCCATCATGTCATCCACTTCGGCTTCCTCCGTGCCGATCCCATAAATATTCGACTTATGAAGATTAATACGAAGCCCCGAGCAGATATAAAAAATGCGAAGAATCCTTGCAATACTACGAATATTATCCTTCGACCACTCACCTATGATAAGTGTGTCATCCGCATAGAATAGATGAGTAATGTCCACCTCCCCGTTCGAGAAACAAATACCTTTGAAAATCCCATGATGTTTCGCCTTATCCAAAAGCCACGACAGTGCTTCCATAACAATAAAAAAGAGAAAAGGCGATAAGGGATCTCCTTGGCGGAGCCCCTTTTCACAAttaaattcaaaggttggagacCCGTTCACCAAAACCGCGGCTCTAGAAGAATGACATATACCCTTGATCCATTCACACCACCTACCGTGAAAGCCCATTTGAGCCATGATCGACAAAAGGAAATTCCAGTTGACGTTATCGTAAGCCTTCTCGAAATCGATCTTCAGTAAAAACGCCTTTCTATTTCTTTTCTTCAACCAATCGACTACTTCATTAACAACTAAAGGCCCATCCAAAATGAAGCGCCCTGACAAGAATGCCGATTGAG
Above is a window of Helianthus annuus cultivar XRQ/B chromosome 14, HanXRQr2.0-SUNRISE, whole genome shotgun sequence DNA encoding:
- the LOC110890673 gene encoding zinc finger BED domain-containing protein RICESLEEPER 2-like, with amino-acid sequence MSSLKESLDATDNPSEHVDLNDEESFEEENMIDEDDVDAGSKRKSKSEVWLHFETVEMMEGEKKVMKDRCIHCKKLYKPQASKATTQLKRHLNKCSYLKRSKGKKGFINFEKAGNEATEYGLSGGFEQTKCREIIAKMIVAHELPFSFVEYHWFNALLKYLNPLFQKVSRATIRKDCIKVVESEREKMKKVFKKTDMISLTSDCWTSNQTIGYMCLTAHYIDSDWKMKKCIIGFNELAPPHSGEVISDAILECLIKWGIQDKIGTITLDNASNNDRAAAILRNTFQGKGTLHFEGLFFHVRCCAHILNLVVQDGLGTIDGCLVKIREGVKYLKKSAGRLLKFGEISITLGIETRRSLCIDVKTRWNSTHRMLKSAIHYKHAFEGYALRDSNYEWSLTDEEWDRAKKVCKLLEVFSDATDLFSGTLYPTANLFLVEIFKVKREITNAVKSNDNFLKNMGRPMFDKFEKYWGEIGVLMSIASLLDPRFKKESISWTFKKLYPENEVDGRVEDVINKLKPLFEKYSNAYQVARAADSNLNGTSSEGPSIRDGDDDFYAYLETKPVESTQKSELDVYLEEPNFVVPRTIKFDVLQWWCQNSSKYPVLSKMARDIFCIPITTVASESAFSAGGRVLDDYRSSLSKDMVELLVCGGDWIKSASKSFIKTLEQSAKEEENLEIPIPTSDGASS